The following proteins are encoded in a genomic region of Actinomadura sp. NAK00032:
- the disA gene encoding DNA integrity scanning diadenylate cyclase DisA, translating into MPSHDKSHDERRRATLAAVAPGTQIRDGLERILRGHTGGLIVLGYDKPVEELCTGGFELDVEFSATRLRELAKMDGAIVLDDSHSRIVRAAVHLVPDSTIPTEESGTRHRTAERVARQTGLPVISVSQSMHIIALYLDGIRYVLEDSAAILSKANQALATLERYKLRLDEVSGTLSALEIEDLVTVRDVSAVVQRLEMVRRIADEIEGYVVELGTDGRLLSLQLDELVSGVDADRELIVRDYPSDDTRARGVAAILSSLDTLSANELLDLSTVAEVMGFAGPDALDLPVSPKGFRLLAKVPRLPSMVVERLVEHFGGLQKLLAASIDDLQAVGGVGESRARSVREGLSRLAESSILERYV; encoded by the coding sequence GTGCCATCACACGACAAGAGTCATGACGAGCGACGCCGCGCCACCTTGGCAGCGGTCGCCCCGGGCACCCAGATCCGCGACGGACTGGAGCGGATCCTCCGGGGCCACACCGGCGGCCTGATCGTGCTCGGCTACGACAAGCCGGTCGAGGAGCTGTGCACGGGCGGCTTCGAGCTCGACGTCGAGTTCTCGGCGACCCGCCTGCGCGAACTCGCCAAGATGGACGGCGCGATCGTCCTCGACGACAGCCACAGCCGCATCGTCCGCGCCGCCGTCCACCTCGTGCCCGACTCGACCATCCCGACCGAGGAGTCCGGGACGCGGCACCGCACCGCCGAGCGCGTCGCCCGCCAGACCGGCCTCCCCGTGATCTCGGTCAGCCAGTCGATGCACATCATCGCGCTGTACCTCGACGGCATCCGCTACGTCCTGGAGGACTCGGCGGCCATCCTGTCCAAGGCCAACCAGGCGCTGGCGACGCTCGAACGCTACAAGCTGCGGCTCGACGAGGTGTCCGGCACGCTGTCGGCCCTCGAGATCGAGGATCTCGTCACCGTCCGCGACGTCAGCGCCGTCGTGCAGCGCCTGGAGATGGTGCGGCGCATCGCCGACGAGATCGAGGGCTACGTCGTCGAGCTCGGCACCGACGGCCGGCTGCTGTCCCTGCAACTCGACGAGCTGGTCTCCGGCGTCGACGCCGACCGGGAGCTGATCGTCCGCGACTACCCGTCCGACGACACCCGCGCCCGCGGCGTCGCGGCCATCCTGTCGTCGCTCGACACCCTGTCCGCCAACGAGCTGCTCGACCTGTCCACGGTCGCCGAGGTGATGGGCTTCGCCGGCCCGGACGCCCTCGACCTGCCCGTCAGCCCCAAGGGCTTCCGGCTGCTCGCCAAGGTGCCCCGGCTGCCCAGCATGGTCGTCGAGCGCCTCGTCGAGCACTTCGGTGGCCTGCAGAAGCTCCTCGCCGCCAGCATCGACGACCTCCAGGCGGTCGGCGGCGTCGGCGAGTCCCGTGCCCGCAGCGTCCGCGAGGGCCTCTCCCGCCTCGCCGAGTCCTCGATCCTGGAACGCTACGTCTGA
- a CDS encoding TetR family transcriptional regulator, which produces MTEAARRRGRGPGRRPGPTETREKILAEARELFAEKGYDGASLRAIARAAGVDPALVHHFFGNKEGVFIEAMRFPVDPSVILPRIMASPPDRLGETMVRTFLDVWGDDDRRAPMLAMLRSAMTNERAAALLREFVTVALFGRAKQATQAPPLGIQAAAGQMIGLMILRYVLCIEPMASATEDELITLVAPTVQRYLTG; this is translated from the coding sequence GTGACGGAGGCCGCGCGGCGGCGCGGCCGGGGCCCCGGACGGCGCCCCGGCCCGACCGAGACGCGGGAGAAGATCCTCGCCGAGGCCCGCGAGCTGTTCGCCGAGAAGGGCTACGACGGCGCCTCGCTGCGCGCGATCGCCCGCGCCGCCGGGGTGGACCCCGCGCTCGTCCACCACTTCTTCGGCAACAAGGAGGGCGTGTTCATCGAGGCCATGCGCTTCCCGGTGGACCCGTCCGTCATCCTGCCGCGCATCATGGCGTCCCCGCCCGACCGGCTCGGCGAGACGATGGTCCGCACGTTCCTGGACGTGTGGGGCGACGACGACCGCCGCGCGCCGATGCTGGCGATGCTCCGCTCGGCGATGACGAACGAGCGGGCGGCGGCGCTGCTGCGCGAGTTCGTCACGGTCGCCCTGTTCGGACGCGCCAAGCAGGCCACGCAGGCGCCGCCGCTCGGCATCCAGGCGGCGGCCGGGCAGATGATCGGCCTGATGATCCTGCGCTACGTCCTGTGCATCGAGCCCATGGCCTCCGCCACTGAGGACGAGCTGATCACCCTGGTCGCCCCGACCGTCCAGCGCTACCTGACCGGCTGA
- a CDS encoding ABC transporter ATP-binding protein has product MMSSSPAGGAEPAVRVRDLRVVRGGREVLHGLTFDIPRGSIVGLLGPSGCGKTTLIRALVGVQIVASGTVTVLGEAAGSAGLRHRVGYATQSPAVYADLTVAENLRYFASVLRAPRSDVDRVIDEVGLGRSRDQTAATLSGGQLSRTNLAVALLGSPELVVLDEPTVGLDPVLRQELWELFRELADRGATLVVSSHVMDEAGRTDRLLLMREGVVLADGTPDGLRARTGASDLEEAFLHLITEKAGSPT; this is encoded by the coding sequence ATGATGAGTTCTAGTCCGGCGGGCGGAGCCGAGCCGGCGGTGCGGGTGCGGGATCTGCGGGTCGTGCGCGGTGGCCGGGAGGTGCTGCACGGCCTCACCTTCGACATCCCGCGCGGGTCGATCGTGGGGCTGCTCGGTCCGAGCGGCTGCGGGAAGACCACGCTGATCCGGGCGCTCGTCGGCGTTCAGATCGTGGCGAGCGGCACCGTGACCGTGCTCGGCGAGGCCGCCGGGTCGGCCGGGCTGCGGCACCGCGTCGGGTACGCGACGCAGTCGCCCGCCGTGTACGCCGACCTGACCGTCGCCGAGAACCTGCGCTACTTCGCGTCCGTCCTGCGCGCGCCGCGCTCGGACGTCGACCGCGTCATCGACGAGGTCGGGCTCGGCCGGAGCCGCGACCAGACGGCGGCGACGCTGTCCGGCGGGCAGCTCAGCCGCACCAACCTCGCCGTGGCGCTGCTCGGGTCGCCGGAGCTCGTCGTGCTGGACGAGCCGACCGTCGGCCTCGACCCGGTGCTGCGGCAGGAGCTGTGGGAGCTGTTCCGGGAACTGGCCGACCGGGGCGCGACCCTCGTGGTGTCCAGCCACGTGATGGACGAGGCGGGCCGCACCGACCGGCTGCTGCTGATGCGCGAGGGCGTCGTCCTCGCCGACGGCACCCCGGACGGGCTGCGCGCCCGCACCGGCGCGTCCGACCTGGAAGAGGCGTTCCTGCACCTGATCACCGAGAAGGCCGGGAGTCCCACATGA
- a CDS encoding alpha/beta fold hydrolase, with protein MGRVTAGRAFGGLLAATAAGAAGAGAGLVAQRRAMRRLQLRPDPFAGEPFGSLRGRPTPVRADDGTRLYAEIDGADRTDLAVVFSHGWTLTQDSWHFQRKALRGLGRLVFWDQRGHGRSDGGDRDGYAIPRLAADLAAVIEATVPADTPVVLVGHSMGGMTIMRYVDEHPELVGRKILAAGLLCTSSGGLGEITLGMPALLARTTHRVLPRALDAFGAGSGAVEKVRHLGRDAATLVEDLVAFGPEASPAAVAFAEQMMTETRMDAFAAFLRSMITTDVISDCGALGGADTLVLGGENDMLTPIEHSLKIASCVPSARLEVVPAAGHMAMMERPGVVSDHLGDLIERARKET; from the coding sequence ATGGGCCGTGTCACTGCCGGGAGAGCCTTCGGCGGGCTGCTGGCCGCCACCGCCGCCGGTGCCGCCGGCGCGGGCGCCGGGCTGGTCGCCCAGCGCCGCGCGATGCGCCGCCTCCAGCTGCGTCCCGACCCGTTCGCGGGCGAGCCGTTCGGCTCCCTGCGCGGGCGGCCCACCCCCGTCCGGGCCGACGACGGCACCCGGCTGTACGCCGAGATCGACGGCGCCGACCGCACCGACCTCGCCGTCGTGTTCTCGCACGGCTGGACGCTCACCCAGGACTCCTGGCACTTCCAGCGCAAGGCGCTGCGCGGCCTCGGCCGGCTCGTCTTCTGGGACCAGCGCGGCCACGGCCGCTCCGACGGCGGCGACCGCGACGGCTACGCCATCCCCCGGCTCGCCGCCGACCTCGCCGCCGTCATCGAGGCGACCGTCCCCGCCGACACGCCCGTGGTCCTCGTCGGCCACTCGATGGGCGGGATGACGATCATGCGGTACGTCGACGAGCACCCGGAGCTGGTCGGCCGCAAGATCCTCGCCGCCGGGCTGCTGTGCACCTCCTCCGGCGGGCTCGGCGAGATCACCCTCGGCATGCCCGCGCTGCTCGCGCGCACCACGCACCGCGTCCTGCCGCGCGCCCTCGACGCGTTCGGCGCCGGCTCCGGCGCCGTGGAGAAGGTCCGCCACCTCGGCCGCGACGCCGCCACCCTCGTCGAGGACCTCGTCGCGTTCGGCCCCGAGGCGAGCCCCGCCGCCGTCGCGTTCGCCGAGCAGATGATGACCGAGACCCGGATGGACGCGTTCGCCGCCTTCCTCCGCTCGATGATCACCACCGACGTGATCAGCGACTGCGGCGCCCTCGGCGGCGCCGACACCCTCGTCCTCGGCGGCGAGAACGACATGCTCACCCCGATCGAGCACAGCCTCAAGATCGCCTCGTGCGTGCCGTCCGCCCGGCTGGAGGTCGTCCCGGCCGCCGGGCACATGGCCATGATGGAGCGGCCCGGCGTCGTCTCCGACCACCTCGGGGACCTGATCGAGCGAGCCCGCAAGGAGACCTGA
- a CDS encoding NADAR family protein: MLQRVYRVEDGRRIDGVARPVFIHNMAYHLSNLLVFADGAINCWDWVDLDGLREKLDRGWVVTEVPEGGEISAFELGRWKAAEPRFGLTAEMLLGEVADDIERLNGRPDSTGRCLAVLDRYLESRDEADRLALRDAYLAIPEHKRHYSLGDMDNKDRPLVYLCTDVGEPPIGGWFNDDEVTEAKREWALEYFADRDRVRAEYASKRPADDPVEPAAGPVHFGGRVYPKGFPEDAGIDVLQNDYPRPIEVGGVTYPSVEHAYWTLSTDDSAARDRICAAERGYGARKAAEEAPRVQGWAQARTAVMAGLLRAKYAQHPDLAETLVGTGDAPLAYSGMDSDHWSTRGGAGRNWVGRLLELVRSELQAERAGIRLP; this comes from the coding sequence GTGTTGCAGCGGGTTTATCGGGTTGAGGACGGGCGGCGTATCGATGGGGTCGCGCGGCCCGTCTTCATCCACAACATGGCGTATCACCTGTCCAATCTGCTCGTGTTCGCGGATGGTGCGATCAACTGTTGGGACTGGGTCGATCTGGACGGCCTGCGGGAGAAGCTCGACCGCGGTTGGGTGGTGACGGAGGTGCCCGAGGGCGGCGAGATCAGCGCGTTCGAGCTGGGGCGCTGGAAGGCCGCCGAGCCGAGGTTCGGCCTCACGGCGGAGATGCTGCTGGGCGAGGTGGCGGACGACATCGAGCGGTTGAACGGCCGTCCCGACTCCACCGGTCGGTGCCTGGCCGTGCTGGACCGGTATCTGGAGTCGCGGGACGAGGCCGATCGGCTGGCCTTGCGGGACGCCTACCTGGCGATCCCCGAGCACAAGCGCCACTACTCGCTCGGCGACATGGACAACAAGGACCGGCCACTGGTCTACCTGTGCACCGATGTCGGGGAGCCTCCGATAGGCGGGTGGTTCAACGACGACGAGGTCACCGAGGCAAAACGTGAATGGGCGCTGGAGTACTTCGCCGACCGGGACCGAGTTCGCGCGGAGTATGCGTCCAAACGGCCGGCGGATGACCCGGTCGAGCCGGCGGCGGGGCCGGTGCACTTCGGTGGGCGCGTGTATCCCAAGGGGTTCCCGGAGGACGCTGGGATCGACGTCCTGCAGAACGACTACCCGCGCCCGATCGAGGTCGGCGGTGTCACCTACCCGTCTGTGGAGCACGCTTACTGGACACTTTCCACCGATGATTCCGCTGCACGTGATCGGATTTGTGCGGCTGAGCGGGGATACGGTGCCCGGAAAGCCGCTGAGGAGGCGCCCCGCGTGCAAGGGTGGGCGCAGGCGCGGACGGCGGTGATGGCCGGTCTCCTGCGTGCCAAGTACGCACAGCATCCCGACCTGGCGGAAACTCTGGTCGGCACTGGCGATGCACCGCTGGCCTACAGCGGAATGGACTCCGACCACTGGAGCACGCGCGGCGGTGCGGGGCGCAACTGGGTGGGGCGGTTGCTCGAACTCGTCCGGTCCGAACTGCAGGCGGAGCGGGCCGGGATTCGGCTGCCCTGA
- a CDS encoding sugar phosphate isomerase/epimerase, whose amino-acid sequence MTPQHNGVSTPALRVPDAPITLSTASVYPEKVPSAFEIAALLGYDGIEVMVSTDASSQDLNVLRRLSDYHQVPIKSIHAPCLLLTQRVWGREPWGKLVRSKEVAEELGAEVVVVHPPFRWQRDYAKEFVEGIARMQEETDVLFAVENMFPLKARGAEAGMYLPDWNPVDQDYPYVTLDLSHTAVSGSDAIDMAGTLGERLRHIHLADGVGITNKDEHLVPGRGNQPCGPMLENLAEGGFRGHVVLEVNTRRASSRVERMEDLAEALAFARLHLAASAHTWEVTPAGEITRRGVR is encoded by the coding sequence TTGACCCCGCAGCACAACGGCGTCAGTACACCGGCTCTTCGGGTACCGGACGCGCCGATCACGCTCTCCACCGCGTCGGTCTACCCGGAGAAGGTACCGAGCGCGTTCGAGATCGCCGCGCTGCTGGGCTACGACGGCATCGAGGTCATGGTCTCCACGGACGCCTCCTCCCAGGACCTGAACGTCCTGCGCCGGCTGTCCGACTACCACCAGGTGCCGATCAAGTCGATCCACGCGCCGTGCCTGCTGCTGACCCAGCGGGTGTGGGGGCGCGAGCCCTGGGGCAAGCTCGTCCGCTCCAAGGAGGTCGCCGAGGAGCTGGGCGCGGAGGTCGTCGTCGTCCACCCGCCGTTCCGCTGGCAGCGCGACTACGCCAAGGAGTTCGTCGAGGGCATCGCGCGCATGCAGGAGGAGACGGACGTCCTGTTCGCGGTGGAGAACATGTTCCCGCTCAAGGCGCGCGGCGCCGAGGCCGGCATGTACCTGCCCGACTGGAACCCCGTCGACCAGGACTACCCGTACGTCACCCTCGACCTGTCCCACACCGCCGTGTCGGGGTCGGACGCCATCGACATGGCGGGCACCCTGGGCGAGCGTCTGCGGCACATCCACCTCGCCGACGGCGTGGGCATCACCAACAAGGACGAGCATCTCGTCCCGGGGCGGGGCAACCAGCCGTGCGGGCCGATGCTGGAGAACCTCGCCGAGGGCGGTTTCCGGGGGCACGTCGTCCTCGAAGTGAACACGCGGCGCGCGTCCAGCCGGGTCGAGCGGATGGAGGACCTCGCCGAGGCCCTGGCGTTCGCCCGGCTGCACCTGGCCGCCTCCGCGCACACCTGGGAGGTCACGCCGGCCGGGGAGATCACCCGCCGGGGCGTGCGGTGA
- a CDS encoding A/G-specific adenine glycosylase: MNLNSLYTAPILAWYEANARDLPWRAPDATPWGVLVSEIMLQQTPVSRVLPVWDAWMSRWPTPAALAAEPSGEAVRAWGRLGYPRRALRLHESARAITERHGGEVPSSHADLLALPGIGAYTAAAVASFAFRQRHAVLDTNVRRVLARLVSGAEYPPKSQTKAEVELAESLLPPDAPTAARWAVAAMELGALVCTARTPRCVDCPVLDKCAWHAAGRPAYDGPPRRGQTYAGTDRQCRGRILAVLRDAEGPVEKPALDIVWSDAVQRERALDALIADGLVDPLDDGRYALPR; encoded by the coding sequence ATGAACCTGAACTCCCTCTACACCGCCCCGATCCTCGCCTGGTACGAGGCGAACGCCCGGGACCTCCCGTGGCGGGCGCCGGACGCGACCCCGTGGGGCGTCCTGGTCAGCGAGATCATGCTCCAGCAGACCCCGGTCTCCCGCGTCCTGCCCGTCTGGGACGCCTGGATGAGCCGCTGGCCCACCCCCGCCGCGCTGGCCGCCGAACCGTCCGGGGAGGCCGTCCGGGCGTGGGGCCGGCTCGGCTACCCGCGCCGGGCCCTGCGCCTCCACGAGTCCGCCCGCGCGATCACCGAACGGCACGGCGGCGAGGTGCCGTCCTCCCACGCCGACCTGCTGGCGCTGCCCGGCATCGGCGCGTACACGGCCGCGGCCGTCGCCAGCTTCGCGTTCCGGCAGCGGCACGCCGTCCTCGACACCAACGTCCGGCGCGTGCTGGCCCGGCTGGTCTCCGGCGCCGAGTACCCGCCGAAGTCGCAGACCAAGGCGGAGGTCGAGCTGGCGGAGAGCCTGCTGCCGCCCGACGCGCCGACCGCCGCCCGCTGGGCCGTCGCCGCCATGGAACTGGGCGCGCTCGTCTGCACCGCCCGCACCCCCCGCTGCGTCGACTGCCCGGTGCTCGACAAGTGCGCCTGGCACGCGGCCGGACGCCCCGCCTACGACGGGCCGCCGCGCCGGGGCCAGACGTACGCCGGCACCGACCGCCAATGCCGCGGCCGCATCCTCGCCGTCCTGCGGGACGCCGAGGGCCCGGTCGAGAAACCGGCCCTCGACATCGTCTGGTCGGACGCCGTCCAGCGCGAACGCGCCCTGGACGCCCTCATCGCCGACGGCCTGGTCGATCCCTTGGACGACGGCCGCTACGCCCTCCCCCGCTGA
- a CDS encoding ABC transporter permease → MSTAITLATTRRILAQLKHDHRTLALLVGVPTLLMILLRYVFDQPALFDRIGPMLLGLFPFTVMFVVASVATLRERTSGTLERLMTMPLGKLDLLLGYALAFGLIALVQVAVVLVISLTWLGLDLNGSLGSLVLVSLLDALLGMALGLFASAFARTEFQAVQFMPAFVLPQMLLCGLIVPREDMASWLQAVADVLPLSYAVEGMQEIGARPEFTGTLGVDVAVIAAFTVAALVLGAVTLRRRTA, encoded by the coding sequence ATGAGCACGGCGATCACCCTTGCCACGACGCGGCGCATCCTGGCGCAGCTCAAGCACGACCACCGCACGCTGGCGCTGCTGGTCGGCGTGCCGACGCTGCTGATGATCCTGCTGCGGTACGTGTTCGACCAGCCGGCGCTCTTCGACCGGATCGGGCCGATGCTGCTCGGCCTGTTCCCGTTCACCGTGATGTTCGTCGTCGCGAGCGTCGCCACCCTCCGGGAGCGGACGAGCGGCACCCTCGAACGGCTGATGACCATGCCGCTCGGCAAGCTGGACCTGCTGCTCGGCTACGCGCTCGCGTTCGGGCTGATCGCGCTGGTCCAGGTCGCGGTGGTGCTCGTGATCTCGCTGACCTGGCTCGGCCTCGACCTGAACGGCTCGCTCGGCTCGCTGGTGCTGGTGTCCCTGCTGGACGCGCTGCTCGGCATGGCGCTCGGCCTGTTCGCCAGCGCGTTCGCGCGGACCGAGTTCCAGGCCGTCCAGTTCATGCCCGCGTTCGTCCTGCCGCAGATGCTGCTGTGCGGGCTGATCGTCCCGCGCGAGGACATGGCGTCCTGGCTCCAGGCCGTCGCGGACGTCCTGCCGCTGTCGTACGCGGTGGAGGGCATGCAGGAGATCGGCGCCCGGCCCGAGTTCACCGGCACCCTCGGGGTGGACGTGGCCGTCATCGCGGCCTTCACGGTCGCGGCCCTGGTCCTGGGCGCGGTCACGCTGCGGCGCCGCACGGCCTAG
- a CDS encoding class I SAM-dependent methyltransferase, with product MADIAPGAVPSPNIWNTPQVYELENRAVDPDGVLAGAMRAIRPWQGADVLDLGCGTGFHLPFFAADARRVVGVEPHAGLAASAARRTRDLPNVTVRVGAAQALPLPDASVDVVHARWAYFFGPGCEPGLAELDRVVRRGGAVFIIDNDATRSTFGRWFQRSLPKYDPAAVERFWTRRGYAREPLTIRWAFQSRDDLAAVLRIEFPPDLADACLREHPGLEVDYAVNLWWRCP from the coding sequence GTGGCCGATATCGCGCCGGGCGCCGTGCCGAGCCCCAACATCTGGAACACCCCGCAGGTCTACGAGCTGGAGAACCGCGCCGTCGACCCGGACGGGGTGCTCGCCGGCGCGATGCGCGCGATCCGCCCGTGGCAGGGCGCCGACGTCCTCGACCTCGGCTGCGGGACGGGCTTCCACCTGCCGTTCTTCGCCGCCGACGCGCGCCGGGTGGTCGGTGTGGAGCCGCACGCCGGGCTCGCCGCGTCCGCCGCGCGCCGCACCCGGGACCTGCCGAACGTCACCGTCCGTGTGGGCGCGGCGCAGGCGCTGCCGCTCCCGGACGCCTCCGTCGACGTCGTCCACGCCCGGTGGGCCTACTTCTTCGGGCCGGGCTGCGAACCGGGCCTCGCCGAACTCGACCGGGTCGTCCGGCGCGGCGGGGCCGTGTTCATCATCGACAACGACGCCACCCGCTCCACGTTCGGCCGCTGGTTCCAGCGGAGCCTGCCGAAATACGACCCGGCGGCCGTCGAGCGGTTCTGGACGCGCCGCGGCTACGCCCGCGAGCCGCTGACGATCCGGTGGGCGTTCCAGAGCCGCGACGACCTCGCCGCCGTGCTGCGCATCGAGTTCCCGCCCGATCTCGCGGACGCCTGCCTGCGCGAGCATCCGGGCCTGGAGGTGGACTATGCCGTGAATTTGTGGTGGCGTTGCCCCTGA
- a CDS encoding GNAT family N-acetyltransferase, whose product MKVRSLAFRTDLLIRRLAGAIVVDHPSHQVVRTPSNPNFWWGNFVLVAPDALPGAPDLFAAEFPEASHLAIGVDGTEGEAGHHAEWERLGIGVEIDAVLTTSSLRGPVAAAGGAVLRALTGDDWGQAERLRHACDELEPSEENAAFLTAKLAEERRLCEAGDAVWFGAFVDGEMRASLGVVLDGEGPARYQNVETHPAFRRRGLASSLVHFAGVEAMSRGARTLVIVADPAGEAIRIYRSLGFAETERQVRLERAADDTARSPAP is encoded by the coding sequence GTGAAGGTCCGATCTCTTGCTTTTCGCACGGATCTGCTGATCCGCCGCCTGGCCGGTGCGATCGTCGTGGATCACCCGTCTCACCAGGTCGTGCGGACACCCTCCAATCCGAACTTCTGGTGGGGCAACTTCGTGCTCGTCGCTCCCGACGCGCTGCCGGGCGCTCCCGACCTCTTCGCCGCCGAGTTCCCTGAGGCGTCTCATCTGGCGATCGGGGTGGACGGGACCGAGGGCGAGGCGGGCCATCACGCGGAATGGGAGCGGCTCGGGATCGGTGTCGAGATCGACGCGGTCCTTACGACCTCATCGCTGCGAGGCCCGGTGGCGGCGGCGGGAGGGGCTGTCCTGCGTGCGCTGACCGGCGACGACTGGGGCCAGGCTGAACGACTGCGGCATGCGTGCGACGAGTTGGAGCCGTCGGAGGAGAACGCCGCGTTCCTGACGGCGAAACTCGCTGAGGAACGGCGGCTGTGCGAGGCGGGCGATGCCGTTTGGTTCGGCGCGTTCGTGGACGGCGAGATGCGCGCGAGCCTGGGTGTCGTCCTCGATGGCGAAGGACCCGCCCGCTACCAGAACGTCGAGACCCATCCCGCCTTTCGCCGACGCGGTCTGGCCTCCTCGCTCGTCCACTTCGCCGGAGTGGAGGCCATGTCCAGGGGCGCCCGGACGCTCGTGATCGTCGCCGACCCGGCGGGCGAGGCGATTCGGATCTACCGTTCCCTCGGCTTCGCCGAAACTGAGCGCCAAGTCAGACTCGAACGCGCGGCCGACGACACGGCACGCAGCCCGGCGCCTTGA
- the radA gene encoding DNA repair protein RadA — protein sequence MAKAKTAKAAYRCSECGWQTSKWVGRCGECQTWGTVTEAASATPARVVSAGPVSAPAKPIGQVDVRSAQTRPTGLDELDRVLGGGIVPGAVLLLAGEPGIGKSTLLLEVAALASTGPEGNGAGPAKNVLYVTGEESAEQVRLRADRVGAITDRLYLAAETELSAILGHIDTVEPTLLVVDSIQTIGTSEVDGAPGGVTQIREVAANLIRVAKERGITVVLVGHVTKEGAIAGPRLLEHLVDVVLYFEGDRHSRLRMIRAVKNRYGPTDELGCFDLSEVGIVGLPDPSGLFLTRRDEAVPGTCVTVTLEGRRPLVAEVQSLVAKSHLPAPRRATSGLDTSRVAMVLAVLAQRCKISMHEQDVYVSTVGGVRLNETSVDLALALAVAGSTVEQALSTSLIALGEVGLAGEVRVVPGVQRRLAEAARLGFKHAVVPRGSLELADGSPLKRADPQLSSYEGMKVMEVDSLKQALQVAFTAP from the coding sequence ATGGCGAAGGCTAAGACGGCCAAGGCGGCCTATCGGTGCTCGGAGTGCGGCTGGCAGACGTCCAAGTGGGTGGGGCGCTGCGGCGAGTGCCAGACGTGGGGGACGGTCACCGAGGCGGCGTCCGCCACCCCCGCGCGGGTCGTGTCCGCCGGGCCGGTCAGCGCGCCCGCCAAGCCGATCGGGCAGGTGGACGTCCGGTCCGCGCAGACCCGCCCCACCGGCCTGGACGAGCTCGACCGGGTGCTCGGCGGCGGCATCGTGCCCGGCGCCGTGCTGCTGCTGGCGGGCGAGCCGGGCATCGGCAAGTCGACGCTGCTGCTGGAGGTCGCCGCGCTCGCCTCCACCGGCCCGGAGGGCAACGGCGCCGGTCCCGCGAAGAACGTGCTGTACGTGACGGGCGAGGAGTCGGCCGAGCAGGTGCGGCTGCGCGCCGACCGGGTCGGGGCGATCACCGACCGGCTGTACCTCGCCGCCGAGACCGAGCTGTCGGCCATCCTCGGGCACATCGACACCGTCGAGCCGACGCTGCTCGTCGTCGACTCCATCCAGACGATCGGGACGTCGGAGGTCGACGGCGCGCCCGGCGGCGTCACCCAGATCCGCGAGGTCGCCGCCAACCTGATCAGGGTCGCCAAGGAGCGCGGCATCACCGTCGTGCTCGTCGGCCACGTCACCAAGGAGGGCGCGATCGCCGGGCCGCGCCTGCTGGAGCACCTCGTCGACGTCGTCCTGTACTTCGAGGGCGACCGGCACTCCCGGCTCCGCATGATCCGCGCCGTGAAGAACCGCTACGGGCCGACCGACGAACTCGGCTGCTTCGACCTCTCCGAGGTCGGCATCGTCGGGCTGCCCGACCCGAGCGGCCTGTTCCTCACCCGCCGCGACGAGGCCGTCCCCGGCACCTGCGTCACCGTCACGCTGGAGGGCCGCCGGCCCCTCGTCGCCGAGGTGCAGTCGCTCGTCGCGAAGTCGCACCTGCCCGCGCCGCGCCGGGCCACGTCCGGCCTCGACACCTCCCGCGTCGCGATGGTCCTCGCCGTCCTCGCGCAGCGCTGCAAGATCTCCATGCACGAGCAGGACGTGTACGTCTCCACGGTCGGCGGGGTGCGGCTCAACGAGACGTCCGTCGACCTCGCGCTCGCGCTCGCCGTCGCCGGCTCCACGGTCGAGCAGGCCCTGTCGACCAGCCTGATCGCGCTCGGCGAGGTCGGCCTCGCCGGGGAGGTCCGCGTCGTGCCCGGCGTCCAGCGGCGGCTCGCCGAGGCCGCCCGGCTCGGGTTCAAGCACGCCGTCGTCCCGCGCGGCTCCCTCGAACTCGCCGACGGATCCCCGCTCAAGCGCGCCGACCCGCAGCTCAGCAGCTACGAGGGCATGAAGGTGATGGAGGTCGACAGCCTGAAACAGGCGCTCCAGGTCGCGTTTACGGCCCCGTGA